The following proteins are encoded in a genomic region of Nerophis lumbriciformis linkage group LG23, RoL_Nlum_v2.1, whole genome shotgun sequence:
- the ifrd2 gene encoding interferon-related developmental regulator 2, with product MPRVKKGRRGASKAGVKNGGRAESGASDDELTSDVLSHYSSASEGTSVLEEGTGGEQVDEQTAQEEMEDKLKQCIDDLTDKSAKTRLAAMESLRQVFSSKVLYDFLTERRLTVGDCLERNLKKGGGEEKASAATLFALLCIQLGGGDEAAEGFNMLRPILTTILTDNTASMTARQSCARALGMCCYVSAAEDGEDLIKSLSLLESIFMSSYPNREGVLPTPKPGGPALHSAALQAWCLLVTLCPASRLSVLLHLHLPKLLACLQSSDVNYRITVGETIALLVELGREIDEDFEVEDAESLCESLKALATDCTKHRAKNDKRKQRSIFREVLHYMENEDFTEERIRFGVESVYIDSWMRRRIYDAFKEILESGVRHHLQFNPLLRDIFGLGPPIILDPALKANKISRFEKHLFNSAAFKARTKQRNKVRDKRADVM from the exons ATGCCGCGGGTTAAAAAAGGGAGACGCGGCGCCAGCAAAGCGG GTGTCAAAAATGGCGGCAGGGCGGAGTCAGGAGCCAGCGATGACGAGCTGACGTCGGACGTCCTCAGCCACTACAGCAGCGCCAGTGAAGGCACCTCTGTGCTGGAGGAGGGCACAG GAGGGGAGCAGGTGGACGAGCAGACGGCCCAGGAGGAAATGGAAGACAAACTCAAGCAGTGCATCGATGATCTCACTGACAAGAG TGCCAAGACTCGACTTGCGGCCATGGAGTCCTTGCGACAGGTCTTCTCCTCCAAAGTCCTGTACGACTTCCTCACGGAGAGACGCCTCACGGTCGGCGACTGCCTGGAGAGGAACCTCAAAAAAG GCGGCGGGGAAGAGAAGGCGTCGGCGGCCACCCTCTTCGCCCTACTCTGCATCCAGCTGGGCGGAGGAGACGAGGCGGCCGAGGGCTTCAACATGCTCCGCCCCATCCTGACCACCATCTTGACTGACAACACCGCCAGCATGACAGCACGTCAAAGT TGTGCCAGAGCTTTGGGGATGTGTTGCTATGTTTCTGCTGCTGAAGACGGAGAA GACTTGATCAAGTCCTTGTCCCTTCTGGAGAGCATCTTCATGTCCTCCTACCCCAACCGAGAGGGAGTGCTGCCCACGCCCAAACCTGGAGGCCCAGCTCTCCACAGCGCTGCCCTGCAGGCCTGGTGCCTGCTGGTCACCCTCTGTCCTGCATCCAGACTCTCTGTCCTGCTGCACCT TCATCTTCCCAAGCTGCTCGCCTGCCTGCAAAGTAGTGACGTCAACTACAGAATCACCGTGGGAGAAACCATCGCGCTGCTTGTGGAGCTGGGAAGGGAAATTGATGAG GACTTTGAGGTGGAGGACGCAGAAAGCTTGTGCGAGAGTCTGAAGGCTTTAGCCACAGACTGCACCAAGCATCGCGCCAAGAACGACAAGAGGAAGCAGCGCTCCATCTTCAGGGAGGTCCTGCACTACATGGAG AACGAGGACTTCACCGAGGAGAGGATCCGGTTTGGAGTGGAGAGCGTTTACATCGACAGCTGGATGAGGAGAAGAATCTACGACGCCTTCAAGGAGATCCTGGAGTCAGGAGTCCGACATCATCTGCAG TTTAATCCTCTGCTGAGAGACATCTTTGGTCTGGGACCTCCCATCATCCTGGACCCCGCCCTCAAAGCCAACAAGATCTCACGCTTTGAGAAG CATCTATTTAACTCTGCTGCGTTCAAGGCCAGAACAAAACAGAGGAACAAAGTGCGCGACAAGCGTGCTGATGTCATGTGA